The following nucleotide sequence is from Fibrobacterota bacterium.
ACGCCCGTCAAGGCGTTCAGTTTCTGCTCCAGGCGGTAGAGGCCCGCCACCGGCCCGTTGCCCTTGGGCATATCGCCGCCGACGCTGCTCAAAACCACCGCCGACTTCACGCCCGATTCCTTGAGGCCCTTCACCAAGGCCTCGCCGAAGCGCTCGTAATGCGCCAGGATGTCCTTGGAAGCCAAATCGGGGGGAACCATGAGGAAGACGCATTCCGCGCCCGCGAAGGTCTTGGCCAGGAAAACCGCGTCGGCGGAATCGCCCGCCGCCGTCTGCGCGCCCTGCTTGGCCAGCTTCGCCAGCTTGTCCTGGCTGCGCCCGATCGCCTTCACCTGCTTGCCTTCTTTGAGCAGCCGTTCCGCGATGCCGCCGCCCACTTTGCCCGTCGCTCCGGTGATTACGTACATAGCCCTATCCTTTGTTGAGGGTGGGGCGAAAATACCTTCGGGCGGAGCCAAGGGCAAGAAGGCACCGAAGCGTGACCGGGGCACGTGCCGGTGACCGGATGCGAAGCTGGCCTTAAATCTTATCCCAATCAGGCGCCTTTTTCTTGCCAACCTTTTTCATCACCGCATCAAAATCACCCAAGATCTCCTTTTTGGTTTTGTCCTTCCAAATATCCTGGAAATAGCTCTGGGTTTCGGACTGGATGACTTCCTTGGTAAAAGCATAAAGCGCGAATTGATTAAGCGAAACGCCTTGTTCGTCCGCCATGAGCTCAACCTTGTGTTTAAGTTCATTCGGAAGCCGGATGATTAAGGTACTCTGCTTACTTTTCATTTCTTTTCCTCCACCCTTTCACGAAGCTGGATGGCGTCGCGACTAAAAAATCAGGAAAACGCAATTGCGAATGATGGGTAAAATCGCGAACATTATTCGTAATCACGAATTGAGCCCCGCTTGCGACGGCAAGCTCCACAAAAATGTTGTCGCTTTCATCCCTCAGGTTGGGCCTGAAGTGGAAATGCGTATCGAATGGTCTTCCGATATAGGCGAGAAACGATAAGACATGCTCCACGTCCTCTACTCCCATGCCAAAATCCTTAAGGCTTTTTTTCCTTTTTAAAACTTCTTCATATTCAGCGAAGACCTTGAGGGAGAGGGCCAGCTTAATCTTTTGATGCCGGATGAGGCCCAGAATGAAGTGAGATGCGCCCTCCGAACTGTATAGGGATTGGAAAAGAACGTTAGTGTCTAACACGACAAGCACGATTACAAGATAGCGTATGCGCTATCACGAGTCAATAAATTGCTATGGTTTCCTGGGGTTTTTAGGTTTTCCCTACCAGAATAGCTGCTTCAACCAAGCTTCAATGGATGCTGGGCTTAGGGCTTCAACGTGAGGGCGCCGGGATCGGACCAATTGCCCGCCATGTCCTTTTCTTCCACTTGCAGGGTATAGCTTCCCGCCGGCAGGCCCGAGGGCACGTAGGCGACCGCTTGCGTTTCCGGGGACCAATCGGTCTGCGTGGACAACCGGTAGCGGAAGATCCGCGCGCCGTCCGAGCCGGATCCGGGGGACCAGTTCCA
It contains:
- a CDS encoding toxin-antitoxin system HicB family antitoxin translates to MKSKQSTLIIRLPNELKHKVELMADEQGVSLNQFALYAFTKEVIQSETQSYFQDIWKDKTKKEILGDFDAVMKKVGKKKAPDWDKI
- a CDS encoding putative toxin-antitoxin system toxin component, PIN family → MLVVLDTNVLFQSLYSSEGASHFILGLIRHQKIKLALSLKVFAEYEEVLKRKKSLKDFGMGVEDVEHVLSFLAYIGRPFDTHFHFRPNLRDESDNIFVELAVASGAQFVITNNVRDFTHHSQLRFPDFLVATPSSFVKGWRKRNEK